The genomic interval TCCCGCCTCCACGGATTTTTTTCGGAAGGCCTTGCCTGACTTGAAGTTGCAGGTGATTCCGATCTGATAGCTGCGGGCGCACCACGGCTGCCGCGTGATGACCCGGCGCACGAATCCGTCGCCCTGCGCCGTGATCTCCTGCCCCTCGTCGAGCAGGCTGCGCGCCGAGAACGAGAGCGTGAACCGCCTGCCGAAACGCTTCTTTACCTCTGCGTTGAGGAACTGCATCGGCTCGACTGTCGCATTGCCGAATGTCATGCGGCTTTGGTAGCGGTAGGAGAGGTCCACATAGAAGTTCGCCGGCAGTTCGATCGTCGCCGAGACATTGGCCAGCAGGATATGCTGGAAGGTCTCGGGGGCATGCTGTTCGACACGCTGGCCGCGCCGCATATAGTTGGCTCCCATGTTGATCTGTAACCATTCGGTCGGTTGTATGGGCAGGTTTGCCGCCGCATACCACGTCTTCGTGTCGTCGTAATTGACCCAGAGGATGCCGAGCATGTCCGGATTGTCCGCATCGGCCGCGGTGGTCTGGTTGATTTCGTCCCGCTGGAGGATGACGCCGCCCGTGAGCGTGTATTTGTGCGCCAGCACCAGCGTCAGGCTCACGTCCTGCTTGTAGGCGGGGTCGAGCAGCGGGTTTCCGGTCTGGTAGGTGTAGTCCGAAATCTGCATCCGCTGGGGTGTGAGCGTCCAGAACCGCGGCCGTTCGATCGTGCGGGCGTATTGGGCGACGAGCGAATAGGCGCCGTCCTCCGAGAGACGGCAGGAGAGGTTCGCGTTCGGGAAGAGCGAGAAGTAATCTTGCCCGACGTCGCCGCGTCCGTAGGTGTGGGTATATTCTCCGCGCAGGCCGGCCACCGCGCTCCAGCGGCCCAGTGAAGCCGTCACGACGCCGTACGCCGCTGCGATATGTTCCGTGTAGTTGATTTCGAAGCTCTGCGCCTCGTTGCGCGTCCATGCCTCTCCGCGGAGGTATTCGTAACGGGCGTCGTTGCGCATTTCGTTACGCGTGTATTTGATCCCGGTCCTGAGTCTCCAGCGCTTCGAGAAACGCTTGTCGAGTGCGAGCGTCAGCGCCGCCACGTCGTAGCTGCTGCGCGTGCGGTCGCGGTAGAGCGAATCGACGGCCGGAGCGGGCGCGGGCGGGGCGATACGGCTGCGGTTATCGTTGCGGAGCGACGTGTTGCGGTGTGCGTAGTCGCCCAGCACCTTGAAGGTCGAACCCAGCGTGTCGATCTTCCGGACGTAGTTGAACGTCCCCTCGTAGCCGTTTGCGGCGTTCCCGCCCGCATAGCGGCTCGCGGTGTTCGTCACGCTTCCGGACGTCATGTCCGTCGAGGTTCCGGTCGTCGTCTGCGTGTTGAGGTGCAGGTACGAGAATTCGGCTCCGAGGCTGTTCCTTCCGTCGAACTCGTAAACGGCCCCCAGTGTCGCGCCGCCGTTGTAGTCGTCGTCGTTCATCGACGATGCGGCGCTCAGCCGTTTCCGCCCTGCGGTGTAGGAGGTCTCCTCCTGGCTGTCCATTTCCGATGAGCCGAGCTGTCCCCAGGCCGAGACGTTGAGGTCGAGCCGTCCGCTGTGGATCGAGACGTTGCCCCCGGGGCCGTAGCGATGTATCAGTCCGCTCTGTTCCGTGCGCAGCGAGAGCGAGCCCTGCAAGCCGTCCTCGCGCCGTTTGCGGAGCGTGATGAGGACGATGCCGCCCGCCGCGTCGGCGTCGTGGTCCGCGCCGGCCGTGGGGACGATCTCGATCCGCTGGATTTCCTCGGCGCGCAGCGATCGGAGGTAGGCCATGAGCTGCGCGGGTTCCATGCGCAGCTCGCGGTCGTTCACGAACACCTTCGTGCCGCCCTTGCCGTTGATCGAGATTTTCTCGCCGTCCATCCATACGCCGGGAGCGCGTTCGAGCAGCTCCGCGCCGTCGCGCCCTGCCGCCGCCGGCGCATTGGCCACGTCCACCACGAAGCGGTCGGCCTCGCGCCGGACGATCCGGGCCTTCACCACGACCCCTTCGATCTGCGTGGCCGAGCTGCGCAGTACGAAGTCCCCCAGGTCGCTCTCCGCCGCCACATGCACCTGCCGCGTCAGCGGGTCGTAGCCCAGGTATTGAATCCGGAGCGTGTAGTCTCCCGCAGGGGCTTTCAGCGTGAAGCGCCCCTCGGCGTCGGTGGCTGTTCCCGTCACCTGCGCCGAATCCCGGAGCAGGACGACCGTGGCGTATTCCACGGCTCCGCCCCGTTCGTCCATCACGCGTCCTTTCGAGGGGCATAGACGTGCCGCGGAGAGCTCTCCGGCGACGAAAACCAGCATGACGATCAGGGTAATCAGTTTTTTCATAATATTATGTGTTTAATTGTAGTGTGTCTCGATCTCTATATTGCTCTGCAAATATATATAAAAATAATAATAGTTTGCAATACATAGTACTAAGAAAATATCGGAAAAAATATTCCTTCTTCCGGTCCGGACCGCATATTTCGCTGTGTCATGGGCGGTTGGTTTCTTCTTGTCCGCCCCGGCATTCCGGGAACCCTGCCGAATCCCTGCCGGACCTCCGCCCGGTGCGCGATGGGACGGATCCGCAGGTGCGTTCCCGGATTGCGGACGCCGACCGTTGCCGATTTATGAAACGGCAGGGCGGCGGAGTTAGGAATCCCGGAAAAAATCGCTATCTTTGCTGCTTGGATTGATTAATATGGTGTATCGGCTCCCGGCGCCTCCGAAAGCCGCGCCGTGCGGAGCGTTCCTTTCCGAACCGAGATTATGCTGAGTGCCCTCTATTACCTGTTTTTGGTGCTGTTGTGCACCTTTTTCATGTTGCTTTCGGCCGTCGCGCTGGTGGTCTGTTGGCCGTTCGACCGCGCGCGCCGTGTCGTGCATTTCCTCTCGCGCGTGCTGGTGCGGATTTTCTTCGCCGTGCCTCCCTTCTGGCGGCAGCGGGTCGAGGGGCTCGGGCGGATCGACCGCCGCCGGCCCTACGTCATCGTCGTGAACCACAATACGGTGATCGACATTCCGGCGCTTTACTACCTGCCGCTCAATTTCCGCTGGGTCTCCAAGCGCGAGGTCTATAAGGTCCCCTTCTTCGGGCAGTTCCTCTTCCTGCACGGCGACATCTGCATCGACCGCGGCCGTGCCGCGGAGGCGATGGAGCAGTTGCTCCGCGAGGGCCGCATGTGGATCGCCCGCGGAGCCTCCGTGGCCGTCTTCCCCGAGGGCACGCGTTCGAAGGACGGCGAGATTCACCGCTTCAAGGCCGGGGCCTTCACGCTGGCGAAGGAGACCGGTGCGGACATCCTTCCCGTGGTGCTCGACGGCACGAAGAGCCTGATCGGTCCGAAGGGCCTCTTCGACTGGCGCAACCGCATCACGATCCGCGTGCTGCCGCCCGTGCCGGCCGGCGAGGTGGCCTCGGCGGATACGCACGAGCTGATGCGGCGCGTGCACGACGACATGTGTGCCGCGCTGGCCGACATCCGCAACAACCGTTAGACTATGGCAGATTTACTCAATACGAATCCCAACGACACCTACGGCGACGACGCCATCGTGACCCTCTCGCCGCGGGAGCATATCCGGCTGCGTCCGGGCATGTATATCGGCAAGCTGGGCGACGGCTCGCAGGCCGACGACGGCATCTACGTGCTCATCAAGGAGGTGGTCGATAACTCGGTGGACGAATTTATCATGGGAGCCGGCCACCGGGTCGAGATCACCGTCGAGCAGAACGTCGTGACGGTGCGCGATTACGGCCGCGGCATTCCTCTCAAGTCGCTCGCGGCGGCCGTCTCGGAGATGAACACCGGCGGCAAGTACGGCGGCTCGGCCTTCAAGAAGACCGTGGGCCTGAACGGCGTGGGCGTCAAGGCCGTCAATATGCTCTCGAGCGAGTTTACGGCCCGCTCGGTCCGCGACGGCGAGGCCCGCACGGTGACCTTCGCCAAGGGACTGGAGCAGAGCGACCGCTGGGAGTCGGGCGTCGCGGAGAAGAACGGCACGCTGATTTCGTTCCGTGTGGACGAGGAGGTTTTCGGGCAGTACGCCTACAACCTCGAATACGTCGAGCAGATGGTGAAGAACTACACCTACCTGAACCTCGGGCTGACGTTCTGTCTCAACGGGCGGAACTATGTCTCGAAGAACGGCCTGCTGGACCTGCTGGGCGAGAATCTGACCGAGGAGCCGCTCTATGCGCCGATCCACCTCTCGGGCGACGACATCGAGGTGGCGATCACCCACGGCACGGGCTACGGCGAGAGTTATTTCTCGTTCGTGAACGGGCAGTACACCTCGCAGGGCGGCACGCACCAGGCGGCCTTCCGCGAGGCCATCGCCAAGACCGTCAAGGAGTTCTTCCACAAGGACTACGACCCGTCGGACATCCGCACGTCGGTCATCGCCGCCATTTCGGTCAAGGTCACCGACCCGGTCTTCGAGTCGCAGACCAAGATCAAGCTCGGCTCGAAGGAGATCGAACCGGGCGTCTCGATGCGCAACTTCGTCATGGACTTCCTCGGCAAGCACCTCGACGACTACCTGCACAAGCATCCCGAAACGGCCCAGACGTTGCAGAAGAAGATCGTCGAGAACGAGAAGGAGCGCAAGGCCATCTCGGGCATTCAGAAGAAGGCCCGCGAGACGGCCAAGAAGGTGTCGCTCAACAACCGCAAGCTGCGCGACTGCAAGATTCACTTCACCGACCGCAGCGAGCTGGCCGAACAGTCGATGATCTTCATCACGGAGGGCGACTCGGCCTCGGGGTCGATCACCGCCTCGCGCGACGTGCGCACGCAGGCCGTCTTCTCGCTGCGCGGCAAGCCGCTCAACTGCTACGGGCTCACGAAGAAGGTGGTTTACGAGAACGAGGAGTTCAACCTCCTGCAGGCGGCGCTCAACATCGAGGAGGATATGGAGAACCTGCGTTACAACAAGGTCATCATCGCCACCGACGCCGACGTGGACGGCATGCACATCCGTCTGTTGCTTACCTCGTTTTTCCTGCAGTTCTTCCCCGACGTGATCCGCACGGGCCACCTCTACATCCTCCAGACGCCGCTGTTCCGCGTCCGCAACCGGAAGAAGACCTTCTACTGCTACTCCGACGAGGAACGTCAGCGGGCCATCGCCGAGTGCGGCGCCGGCGTGGAGATCACCCGTTTCAAAGGTCTGGGCGAGATCTCCTCCGTGGAGTTCAAGGAGTTCATCGGCGAGAACATGCGCCTCGACCGGGTGCGTCTGACGAAGGATGACCCGATCCACGACCTGCTGGAGTTCTACATGGGCAAGAACACCTTCGAGCGGCAGGGCTTCATCATCGACAACCTGCGCATCGAGGAGGACCTCGTCGAGCAGGATCTGAAAATCAGCTGACGACTATGGCAGAAAACGACAAAGATACACGCAGCCCGCTCTCCGGCGATGCGCCCGACATGCCCGGCACGCCCGGCGCCGACATGCCCGCCGGAACATTCGCCGCTTCCGGAACACCCGCCGCTCCGGGGAAGGGTTCGGAGCTTTCCGGCGATTCCGCCGCACCGGCATCTTCCGGAGCTTCCGGCAGCGCCGCCGCCCCGGCGGAGACCGGAGAGGAGAATGCGGCGGCTCCGACCCGTCCGGGCCGGTTCGGCCGCCTGACGCAGGACGAAGGGGTGCGCAAACTGACGGGCATGTACCGCAACTGGTTCCTCGACTATGCCTCCTACGTGATTCTGGAGCGTGCCGTGCCGCACGTCGAGGACGGTCTGAAACCCGTGCAGCGGCGTATCCTCCACGCCATGAAGACCGTGGACGACGGCCGCTACAACAAGGTGGCGGGCATCGTCGGCGAAACGATGAAATACCACCCGCACGGCGACGCTTCGATCAAGGACGCGCTGGTGCAGCTCGGGCAGAAGGACCTGCTGATCGACTGCCAGGGCAACTGGGGCAATATCCTGACGGGCGACGAGGCCGCCGCAGGCCGGTACATCGAGGCGCGCCTGTCGAAATTCGCGCTCGACGTGGTTTTCAACCGGAAGACTACCGAGTGGATGCGCTCCTACGACGGCCGCAACGACGAGCCGGTGACCCTTCCGATCAAATTCCCGCTGCTGCTGGCCCAGGGATCGGACGGCATCGCCGTGGGACTGGCGTCGAAGATTTTGCCCCACAACTTCGTGGAGCTCATCAACGCCGCCATCGCCCACCTCGAAGGGCGCGATTTCCAGCTCTATCCCGACTTCCCGACGGGCGGCATGGCCGACGTGAGCCGTTACAACGACGGTCTGCGCGGCGGCGCGGTGAAGGTGCGCGCGAAGATTTCGAAGATCGACAAGCGCACGCTGGCCATCACCGAAATTCCCTATACCACCACCACCGAGTCGATCAAGGAGTCGATCATCAAGGCCAACGACAAGGGCAAGATCAAGATTCGCAAGGTGGACGACAACACGGCCGACAAGGTCGAGATCGTGATCCAGGTCGCCCCCGACGAGTCGTCGGACAAGACCATCGACGCCCTCTACGCCTTCACCGACTGCGAGGTGTCGATCGCTCCGAACGCCTGCGTCATCTGGGACGAGAAGCCGCATTTCCTGGGCGTGAAGGAGATTCTGCGCCGTTCGGCCGAACATACGAAATACCTGCTGGGCCGCGAGCTGGAGATCCGCCTCGGCGAGTTGCAGGAGGCGTGGCACGCCGCGTCGCTCGAGCGCATCTTCATCGAGCACAGGCTCTATCAGCTCATCGAGGGCTGCAAGACGCGCGAAGAGGCCTATGCGGCTGTCGATAAGGGGCTGGAGCCCTTCAAGAAACAGTTGCGGCGCGAAGTGACGACGGAGGACGTGCAGAAGCTCACCGAGCTGAAGTTCATCCGTATTTCGCGCTACGACACGGAGAAGGCCGACAACGAAATCCGCCAGATCGAGGAGGATATCCGCTCGACGCAGTACCATCTGGCGCACCTGACGGAGTACGCCGTCGCCTGGTACGAGCGCATCCGCGACAAGTACGGCAAGGGGCGCGAACGCCGCACCGAACTGCGCGAGTTCGACTCGATCGAGGCGACGAAGGTGGCCGTCACCAACGCCCGGCTCTACGTGGACCGCGCCGAGGGTTTCTTCGGCATCGGCAAGTCGATGAAGGACGCCGAACCGGTCTGCGACTGCTCGGACATCGACGACGTGATCGTCTTCACGAAGGAGGGGCGCTATGTCATTACGAAGGTTTCGGACAAAGCCTTTTTCCAGAAGGGCATCTACTACATCGGTGTCTTCAAGCGCAACGACGAGCGTACGATCTACAATGTCCTCTACCGCGACGGCAAGAACGGTCCGCTGATGATGAAGCGGTGCGCCATCAAGGGCGTCACGCGCGACAAGGAGTACGACATCACGAAAGGCACGCCCAAGAGCGAGATTCTCTATATGTCTGTCAATCCGAACGGTGAGGCCGAAGTGCTGAAGGTTTACTTCAAGCCGCGTCCGCGCCTGAAGAAGGTGATCGTGGACCTCGACTTCTCGACGCTCGCCATCAAGGGCCGTCAGAGCCAGGGCAACCTCTTTTCGCGGTACGGCATCCACAAGATCGTGCTCAAGGAGCGCGGCGCCTCGACGCTCGGCGGGCTGAACGTCTGGTTCGACGAGGACGTGCGGCGTCTCAATTCGGACGGCCGCGGCAAGTGGCTCGGCGAGTTCAAGGGGGACGACAAGCTGATCGTGTGGACCTCTAAGAATCAATACTATATTACGGGGTATGACCTCGGGCAGCACTTCCCCGACGAGACGGTGCGCGTGGACCGCTACGATCCCGACCGGATTTACAGCCTCTGCTACTACGACCGGGGACAGCGGTACTACTACATGAAGCGTTTCACGGCCGAGACGAGCGACCGCCTGCAAGCGTTCCTCGACGAGGACGCCGATTTCGTCTGCGTCACCGATTGCCGTGGCGCGCAGCTCGAGATTGCCTACAAGGGGGCGCATGCCACGCGTCCGGCCGATCTGGTGGATGTGGACGAGTTCGTGGGCGTGAAGAGCCACCGGGCCAAGGGCAAGCGCTTGACGACTTACGACGTGGCCGCGCTTCGCTTCGTCGAACCCGAACTGCCGCCCGAGCCGGACGGGGAGGAAGTCCCCTCGGACGGGGATCCGGACGGAGCCTTCGGCGGGGGAAATCCGGCGGCCGCCGCTGACGGCGGTGCGGTCGGGAGCGAGGATGCCGGCAATGCCGGGAACGCCTCCGGAAACGGCGGACATGCCGGGTGTGACGGACATGCGGGAAACGGCGCGGTTCCCGGGAATCCGGAAGGCCCTGCCGGGAATGTCCCCGGAGCGGCCGGCCGGGATGCCGTAAGCCGGACCGGGAAACCCGCCGCCGCGAAGCCGGTGGCGGCGACGCACGGACTGCCTCAGTCGGGTACGGTCGCAGGGGGCGTGGAGTTCGAGATCGAACGGGCGAAAGGCGATGCGGACGAGGTGATTGACCCCGAGCAGTTAAACCTTTTCTGAAGATGGAACCGTTGTTTCTGGTGGGATACATGGGTTGCGGCAAGAGTACGCTCGGCCGCAAGCTGGCCCGGCGGCTCGGCGTTCCCTTCGCCGATACGGATGCGCTCGTCGAGCGGCGCGAAGGCGCCTCCGTGGCCGACGTCTTCCGTTACGAGGGCGAGGCGTGTTTCCGCCGGATCGAGCGCGAGGTGCTGGAGGAGACGGTCGGGGCGGGCGAAGCCGCCGTCGTCTCCACGGGCGGCGGCCTGCCCGTCTGGGGCGACAACATGGCGTATATGAACCGCGCGGGGCGGACGGTCTATCTGCGCCGGACGGCGGAGCAAATCGCCCGGCGGCTCAGCCCCTACGGACGGCAGAAGCGGCCCCGCCTGCGGGGACTCGGCGACGGGGAACTGGTGGACTTCATGACGCGCGACATGGCCTCCCGCGAACCTTTCTATGCGCAGGCTGCGCTGACCGTCGAGTGCGGCGCCTGCACGGACGACGAAATCGTGGAACGGATTCTGACTTTCCTGCGTGAATGCGAAGTACGATAACGCCCCCGTCGGGGTGTACGATTCCGGGCTGGGCGGGCTGACCGTCTGGCGCGAGATCCGCCGTGCGCTGCCCGCCGAGTCGCTCGTCTATCTGGGCGACGGCGCGAACTGTCCCTACGGGTCGCGGCCGCGCGAGGAGGTGCGGCGGCTGGCCGATGCGGCCGTCGGACGGCTCGCGGAGGCGGGGTGCAAGCTGGTCGTCGTGGCCTGCAACACGGCTACGGCCGCCGCGATCGACAGCCTGCGCTCCGGATATGCCCCGCTGCCGATCGTGGGGATGGAGCCGGCCGTGAAACCCGCCTGTCTGGCCACCCGCAGCGGGGTGGTGGGGGTGCTGGCCACCGAGCGGAGCCTCGACGGCGAGCTGTTCCGCCGCACCGCCGCGAAATACGGCGGCGGCATCGAGGTGCTGACCGTTCCGGGACGGGGCTTCGTGGAGCTGGTGGAGGCCGACCGGGAGGATACGCCCGAGGCCGAAGCCTGCGTGCGTGCCGTCGTGGAGCCGATGCTGGAGCGGGGCGCCGATCAGATCGTGCTCGGCTGCACGCACTATCCCTTTCTGCGGCCCGTGCTCGACCGCATCGTGGCGGGACGCGACGTGCGGATCGTCGATCCGTCGCCCGCCGTCGCGCGTCGGGTGGCGGAGCTGCTCGACCGCGGCGGACTGCGCGCCGCGCCGGACCACCTTCCCCGCTACGAATTCATCACCTTCGCCGACGAAGCCTATCGTCTGCGGCTCGTGCGGAAAGCCCTCGGCTGACCGGGGGAGGGAGCCGGGCCGGGTCGCATGGCCGGGATACGGATGAATGTCCGGGTTCCTTGGATGTCTTGTCCCCGTATATGATGCGAAATGAGATATGACCGGACCTACTGCGTTGTCGTCTATTGCGTTGCGTGTTCGGGTCGGTGCGATTTTTTCCGCTGCGTTTTTAATTCCGCAAATTATTCCGTATCTTCGCTTGATATTATCAAGCGTTAGACGACATGGCATCCAAAAACAGCACGAATAATACGTCGCCGGCCTCCGGCCGGAGGCCGACTGCCGAACGGACCAACGGCGACAGCATCCGCTGGATCGGGGGTTTGCTGCTCCTCTTCGCGGGACTGTTCGCCGTCGCGTCGGTCCTCTTCTCGTTCGTTAGCTGGGATGTGGACCAGAGCATCTTGCAGAAGCCGGCCGAGGAGCGCGAGCTGCTCGGCAACGAGGTGGAGAACCTCTGCGGCGAGACGGGGGCTCGGCTGGGGCGTCTGCTGGTGGACGATTCGTTCGGGGTGTTCGGCATACTGATTCCCGTGATGGTGGTGCTCGTGGGGCTGCGGATCATCCGTCAGCGTCCGCTGCTGGTGAACCATTCGCTCCTCTCGCTGTTCCTCATCCTGATTCTCGGGTCGCTGACCCTGGGATTCGCCTTCGGTGACAACTGGAGCATCTGCTGCTCGACGGGCTGGGGCGGGGCGTTCGGCATCGAGGTCGCGGCGGTGCTGCATGCCCGTATCGGGGTCTTCGGAACGTTGATCCTGCTGCTCGGCGGCTGGATTCTGACCGGCGTGTTCATCAACCGCAACTTCATCAACAAAGTCAATCGGGCGGGCAACGCGATGGTGGACCGGAGCGGGCGCATCGTGGAGACCGTGCGCCGCAGGGTGGCGGGACGCATGCCGCTCGACGAGCCGCTCGGAGGCGAGGAGTTCCGCGGGACGGAACCAGCGGCCGCGGAGCCTTCGGAACCGTCCGGAGCGCATTCGCCGGGGGCGGAAAAGGCGGTGCGGGAGCGCGGTGCGTCCGCTCTCCGGGAGAATGTGTCGCCGGATGCCGGCGAAGAGGAGATCGCCGAAGCGGAGCGGCGGGCGTGGAGTGCGGCCGGAGCGGCGCGCACGACGCCGCAGTCCCATAGCGGCGGAACGGCGGCGGAGCATCGTCCGTCGGAGCCGTTCGCCGTGGAGCGTGCCGCGGCGGAACCGGAGGCGGTCCGGCGGACTGCCGGGCCGGAAGGGGCCTCCGAAGTGCGGATTTCGCGTCCTGCCGGGGAGGAGGAGAGTCCGTTCGTCGAGCTGACGCCCGACGGCGAGCCGCTCGTGCCGGAAAAGGCGGCTCCGGCCGTTCCTCCTGCTGCGGAGGAGGAGTTTACCGAGGTGGACCTGTCGCGTCCCGACGGGCGCTTGGTGATGGGCCGCGGAGGGCTCGTGGAGCTGGAGCGCCCGGCCGTGCGGCGGGAGACCGTGTCGGACGGACCTTTCACCGAGATCACCGTAGGCGGCGGAGAGGCTCCTGCGGAGGATCTGCGCACCCTTGCGGAGCGGATCGTGGCCGAACGCGCCGGAGCGCGGCGCGACGCCGCGCGGCCCGTGTTCGAGGAGCTGTCCGTGGCGGGGACCGGAGATGCCGGCATGTCCGCCGGAGGGGAGGAACCGCACCGTGCGGGGGCCCCCGGAGCCGGAGGCCCGGACATTGCGGAGCCGGAAGCCGGGGGATACGCGGCGGAGGAAGGATACGCGGCGGCCCGTCCGGAAGGCGGCGCGGGAAGCGCGGACGGGACCGTCCCGTCCGGTGCGGCGCCGGAGGGCGGAATGCCGGGGACGAGGCCGGAAACGGCGGCGGCCGGAAGTGTTGTGCCGGGAGTTCCGGCATCGGGCCAAACGGCTCCGGGCGGTGCGCAGCGGACGGAAGGGGTCGTGGTGACGGTCGAGGCCCGCGAGGCGCGGCTGGTCGATGAACGGCGGATTCCGACGGAGGCCTACGATCCGCTGAAGGACCTGGTGAACTACCGCAGGCCGCCCGTGACGCTGCTCGAGGACTACGTTTCCGATTCGGAGGTTTCGGACGAGGAGATTTTCGAGAACAAGACCCGGATCGAGGAGACGCTCCGGAATTTCGGCATCCCGATCCAGCGTATCAAGGCCACGGTCGGCCCGACGGTGACGCTGTACGAGATCGTGCAGAAACAGGGGGTCAAGATCGCCAAGATACAGGGCCTCCAGAACGACATAGCCCAGAGCCTCAAGGCCGAATCGGGCATCCGCATCATCGCGCCGATTCCGGGCCGCGGAACGATCGGCATCGAGGTCCCGAACCGCAGCAAGCAGGTCGTGTCGATGTACTCGGCCGTCCGGTCGCTGCGCTTTCAGGAGTCGAAGGCCGAGCTGCCGGTGGTGATCGGCCGCACGATCCAGAACGAGAACTTCGTCTTCGACCTGGCGAAGATGCCCCACCTGCTCGTGGCCGGAGCCACGGGACAGGGCAAGTCCGTCGGACTGAACGCCATCATCACGTCGCTGCTCTACCGCAAGCATCCCGCGCAGCTCAAGTTCGTGATGATCGACCCCAAGATGGTCGAATTCTCGCTCTACGCCAAGGTCGAGCGGCACTTCCTGGCCAAGATGGAATCCGAGGAGGAGGCGATCATCACCGATCCCAAGAAGGCGGTCTATACGCTCAACTCGCTCTGCACGGAGATGGACAACCGGCTGGAGCTGTGCAAGAAGGCCGGAGCGCGCAATATCGCCGAGTACAACGAGAAGTTCACCGCGCGGCGGCTCAACCCGATGAACGGCCACCGCTACATGCCCTACATCGTCGTGGTGATCGACGAGTTCGCCGATCTGATCATGACGGCCAAGGAGGTCGAGACGCCCGTGACGCGGCTGGCGCAGAAGGCCCGCGCGATCGGCATTCACCTCATCATCGCCACGCAGCGTCCCTCGGTCGATGTCATCACCGGCAAGATCAAGGCCAACTTCCCGGCCCGCATCGCGTTCCGCGTGATGCAGATGATCGACTCGCGCACGATTCTGGACCGTCCGGGTGCCGACCAGTTGATCGGCCGCGGCGACATGCTCATCTCGAAGGACGGCGAGCTGACCCGTATCCAGTGCGCGCTGGTCGAGACCAAGGAGGTGGAGCGCATCGTGGACTACATTTCGAAGCAGCAGGGCTATACGTCGGCCTACACGCTGCCCGATTACACGCCCGAGAGCGGCGAAGGGGGCGGTCTGGGCAGCGAGGAGTCCTCGGCGCCGGTGAAGTACGACTCGCTTTTCGCCGAGATCGCCCGCGACGCCGTGTCGGGCGGACAGATTTCGACCTCGATGATCCAGCGCAACTACGAGGTGGGTTTCAACCGCGCGGGACGCATCATGATGCAGCTCGAGCGGGCGGGCATCGTGGGCCGTCAGCAGGGCGCCAAGCCGCGCGACATCCTCTATCACGACCTGCCGTCGCTCGAGGCCAGACTGCAGGAGCTCGGGCTGTTCTGACGGGGCGGGATACCTCGGCGGGCCGGCAGGTCGGCGCGGCGCGGAAATAAGGGAACTGAAAAAACGGAGACAAACGATGATACGACGGATATTGTATGTGGCGGCCCTCCTCGCGGGGGTGTGCGAGGCTTCGGCCGCAGGACGCGCGGAGGAGATTCTGGGCCGTGTGGCCGAGGGGTTTCGCGCGATGAAGGACTACACGGTGCGCTTCGAGGTCGCGGCGGACGAATACCGGACCCCGGGAAGCTATGCCGTGCGCGGCGGAAGCTATTACCTCCGTCTGGGCGACGATGCCGAGGTCTATTCCGACGGACGGCTCCGCTACGAGGTGGACAACCGTCGCCGCGAGGTGACCGTGACGGAGGTGAACCGCGCGAGCCGCAATATCCTCGACAACCCCGTGCGGGCGTTCGACTTCCTCGGCAGCGAGTACGATTTCTCGCTCGAAGGGGAGAGCGGCGGCCGCGCCACGGTGCGGCTTGTGCCGACGGCGGAGAACGACACTTCGGCGGGCGTGGTGACGCTCGTGGTCGATACCTCCTCGATGCGGCCCGTGTCGCTGG from Alistipes dispar carries:
- a CDS encoding shikimate kinase encodes the protein MEPLFLVGYMGCGKSTLGRKLARRLGVPFADTDALVERREGASVADVFRYEGEACFRRIEREVLEETVGAGEAAVVSTGGGLPVWGDNMAYMNRAGRTVYLRRTAEQIARRLSPYGRQKRPRLRGLGDGELVDFMTRDMASREPFYAQAALTVECGACTDDEIVERILTFLRECEVR
- the murI gene encoding glutamate racemase, which encodes MNAKYDNAPVGVYDSGLGGLTVWREIRRALPAESLVYLGDGANCPYGSRPREEVRRLADAAVGRLAEAGCKLVVVACNTATAAAIDSLRSGYAPLPIVGMEPAVKPACLATRSGVVGVLATERSLDGELFRRTAAKYGGGIEVLTVPGRGFVELVEADREDTPEAEACVRAVVEPMLERGADQIVLGCTHYPFLRPVLDRIVAGRDVRIVDPSPAVARRVAELLDRGGLRAAPDHLPRYEFITFADEAYRLRLVRKALG
- a CDS encoding DNA gyrase/topoisomerase IV subunit A — its product is MPAGTFAASGTPAAPGKGSELSGDSAAPASSGASGSAAAPAETGEENAAAPTRPGRFGRLTQDEGVRKLTGMYRNWFLDYASYVILERAVPHVEDGLKPVQRRILHAMKTVDDGRYNKVAGIVGETMKYHPHGDASIKDALVQLGQKDLLIDCQGNWGNILTGDEAAAGRYIEARLSKFALDVVFNRKTTEWMRSYDGRNDEPVTLPIKFPLLLAQGSDGIAVGLASKILPHNFVELINAAIAHLEGRDFQLYPDFPTGGMADVSRYNDGLRGGAVKVRAKISKIDKRTLAITEIPYTTTTESIKESIIKANDKGKIKIRKVDDNTADKVEIVIQVAPDESSDKTIDALYAFTDCEVSIAPNACVIWDEKPHFLGVKEILRRSAEHTKYLLGRELEIRLGELQEAWHAASLERIFIEHRLYQLIEGCKTREEAYAAVDKGLEPFKKQLRREVTTEDVQKLTELKFIRISRYDTEKADNEIRQIEEDIRSTQYHLAHLTEYAVAWYERIRDKYGKGRERRTELREFDSIEATKVAVTNARLYVDRAEGFFGIGKSMKDAEPVCDCSDIDDVIVFTKEGRYVITKVSDKAFFQKGIYYIGVFKRNDERTIYNVLYRDGKNGPLMMKRCAIKGVTRDKEYDITKGTPKSEILYMSVNPNGEAEVLKVYFKPRPRLKKVIVDLDFSTLAIKGRQSQGNLFSRYGIHKIVLKERGASTLGGLNVWFDEDVRRLNSDGRGKWLGEFKGDDKLIVWTSKNQYYITGYDLGQHFPDETVRVDRYDPDRIYSLCYYDRGQRYYYMKRFTAETSDRLQAFLDEDADFVCVTDCRGAQLEIAYKGAHATRPADLVDVDEFVGVKSHRAKGKRLTTYDVAALRFVEPELPPEPDGEEVPSDGDPDGAFGGGNPAAAADGGAVGSEDAGNAGNASGNGGHAGCDGHAGNGAVPGNPEGPAGNVPGAAGRDAVSRTGKPAAAKPVAATHGLPQSGTVAGGVEFEIERAKGDADEVIDPEQLNLF